A single region of the Biomphalaria glabrata chromosome 15, xgBioGlab47.1, whole genome shotgun sequence genome encodes:
- the LOC106080099 gene encoding mitogen-activated protein kinase-binding protein 1-like: protein MNLDLVLGMSCNNISCLACDRNSSLVAHTAAGVLVILDAETNSQVKYIHLNKNCVSSVNFSSDGKLIVTGEIGYRPAARIWRVKDGVEIASLYGHDFGIKYVLFSPSMDVIVTVGLEHDNEVNVWAWPEKHRLATNKIVDIIRAVAFSECGKFFVTAGCRHLKFWYPNFLSTETFQTTVPIVQPLYGRPGILGNNKHHNFLDITCGNGVSNGLVYAITKTGDLIILTAEDRQIKSHTSIEGAHATCAKVENRILFLGFSGGHVHLFHSIFLVHLAALPVPAFFIQTPQKVGGIFTMVYNPNKTLLTTAYKNSCMCIWDINDLNNIKQKYVAVYHSKAIANVDIFMSNNIGEPVRETLVTVSHDYSVHLWGIQISNFICYDRLSILYTEMPPASPEVTQSDESQEDDRVITTVKVSPDRKYIVTGNKMGNIFVYSKDTYEHTMTILAHNREVTCLAFYSNKAGNPGTFILVSGSRDRLIHVMDGKNDFQLVTTLNIHSSSITALMIYEFGGIVCMISCAADRSLSICTAAPLDKDGNEHPPLFHLTKCASIVSSPADITLNFVTEQLALGCQDGYVRILDMALLQEKRMFRGCPSEEGQIQKISLDDKGSLLVTAASDRTINVINFYNGDILITVPGHTKFVTGLLFSSTGDRIISTSMDGCIFIWRLTEKLLMKRKEITFCTEASRLIKVPEDISYKQLLLLFNKINPEDAAKSLQEHSKEARGSSKGGPFVVNEVGRGCNEQNDTPLSVAEPGNLKGTGEGRKPKEHVLEDQNNLASSRMLDLDTPKETTDKTL from the exons ATGAATCTGGATCTGGTACTGGGGATGTCCTGTAATAACATCAGTTGCCTGGCCTGTGACCGAAACAGCAGCCTTGTGGCTCACACAGCTGCAGGTGTCCTTGTTATACTTGATGCAGAAACCAACAG TCAAGTGAAGTACATCCATCTTAATAAAAACTGTGTCTCATCCGTGAACTTTTCTTCTGATGGTAAACTGATTGTGACGGGAGAGATTGGTTACAGACCAGCTGCTAGGATTTGGAGGGTTAAG GATGGTGTAGAAATAGCCTCACTGTACGGCCATGACTTCGGTATCAAGTACGTCCTTTTCAGTCCCTCTATGGATGTCATCGTGACCGTAGGGCTGGAACACGACAACGAGGTCAACGTGTGGGCGTGGCCAGAAAAGCATCGCTTAGCAACCAATAAAATCGTCG ATATCATCAGAGCGGTGGCTTTCTCCGAGTGCGGCAAATTCTTCGTGACGGCGGGATGTCGGCATCTCAAATTTTGGTACCCAAACTTTTTAAGCACTGAAACTTTTCAGACGACGGTGCCTATTG TCCAGCCACTGTACGGGAGACCTGGTATCCTAGGCAACAACAAACATCACAACTTCCTTGACATCACGTGTGGCAACGGGGTCAGCAACGGGCTGGTCTACGCCATCACCAAGACTGGGGATCTCATCATT CTTACAGCAGAAGACCGCCAGATCAAGAGTCACACGAGTATAGAGGGCGCTCACGCCACGTGCGCAAAAGTAGAAAACCGGATTCTTTTTCTTGGTTTCAGTGGCGGACATGTTCACCTGTTTCATTCCATATTTTTAGTA CACCTGGCTGCGTTGCCTGTGCCGGCGTTCTTCATTCAGACGCCTCAGAAAGTTGGCGGCATCTTCACCATGGTGTACAACCCGAACAAGACACTTCTGACCACGGCCTACAAAAACTCTTGCATGTGCATCTGGGACATCAACGACCTCAATAATATTAAGCAGAA GTATGTTGCCGTGTACCACAGCAAAGCCATCGCAAATGTTGACATCTTCATGTCCAACAACATCGGGGAGCCTGTCCGCGAGACGCTGGTCACAGTGTCCCACGACTACAGCGTCCACCTGTGGGGGATCCAGATCTCTAACTTCATCTGCTACGACCGCCTGAGCATTCTGTACACCGAGATGCCGCCCGCCAGCCCGGAAGTGACGCAGAGCGATGAGTCGCAGGAGGATGACAGAGTTATCACAACCGTCAAG GTGAGTCCAGACCGGAAGTACATTGTGACGGGCAACAAAATGGGCAACATATTTGTGTACAGTAAAGACACATACGAACATACGATGACCATTCTGGCCCACAATCGGGAGGTCACCTGCCTGGCTTTTTACTCCAATAA GGCAGGAAATCCCGGCACGTTCATACTGGTCAGCGGCAGCCGTGACCGCCTGATCCACGTGATGGACGGCAAGAACGACTTCCAGCTGGTCACCACGCTGAACATCCACTCCTCGTCCATCACCGCCTTGATGATCTACGAGTTTGGCGGGATCGTCTGCATGATCTCGTGCGCGGCGGACAG gAGCTTGAGTATTTGCACCGCTGCGCCACTAGATAAAGACGGGAACGAGCATCCGCCTCTGTTCCACCTGACCAAGTGCGCCTCCATCGTGTCTTCCCCCGCGGACATCACCTTGAACTTTGTGACAGAGCAGCTGGCTCTGGGCTGCCAAGATGGCTACGTCAGGATCTTAGACATGGCGCTCCTACAG GAAAAACGAATGTTTCGAGGCTGCCCGTCGGAAGAAGGTCAGATTCAGAAGATCAGCTTGGATGACAAAGGGTCCCTCCTGGTGACCGCCGCCTCTGACAGAACTATCAACGTCATTAACTTCTACAATGGGGATATTCTCATCACAGTCCCAGGCCACACAAAGTTCGTCACTGGACTTCTATTTTCTTCTACCG GAGATCGAATCATTTCTACTTCAATGGATGGATGCATCTTCATTTGGCGCCTCACCGAAAAGCTGCTTATGAAACGTAAAGAGATCACCTTCTGCACCGAGGCCAGCCGTCTCATCAAGGTCCCAGAAGACATCAGCTACAAGCAGCTGCTGTTACTCTTCAACAAAATCAACCCGGAGGACGCCGCCAAGTCTTTACAGGAGCATTCCAAGGAGGCCCGGGGGAGCAGCAAGGGCGGGCCTTTCGTCGTCAACGAGGTGGGGCGGGGGTGCAATGAGCAGAACGACACGCCCTTGAGTGTGGCAGAGCCTGGGAACCTTAAGGGCACAGGAGAAGGCAGGAAGCCCAAGGAGCACGTGCTGGAAGACCAGAACAACCTTGCCTCGAGCAGGATGCTGGACTTGGACACCCCCAAAGAAACAACAGACAAAACTCTATGA